A DNA window from Argiope bruennichi chromosome X2, qqArgBrue1.1, whole genome shotgun sequence contains the following coding sequences:
- the LOC129959700 gene encoding monocarboxylate transporter 10-like gives MPPVGRGGRSDTSPCGHRGEVGMTDRPRRHYRSHSLPTTDPRSPYFSRYWHHSSRRPRDFLRQSPSLTSVPQFDGVRSSPKNTVREDKRKKTDIPGLNLLLSPNDPKAATIHQNYYPEGGWGWVVLVCALIFDVILSTLHLSAGFLIVEIRNQFLKGEESIQPVAVASVFLGVSQLLSPIVVALCKKKSTRLLAIFGAIVTSLGCLFTSFATQLHQVYLSYGIFIGSGNSLARETSSIMIGQYFKKRRQQVEMLSLIGYGFGVATMPLLFSYWVRLVGWRRGLQILAGIQCVVSLVAILFRPASLYHPQRRAILHIKSLQKRSKAKDKSYVVEKRPFIDFSVLNSRTVQILVIGSGITAFGISAPFIFLVEEMLKDKMSIKNIYHVNIYLGLACAAGSAIFGFIVIQNSAQCMIAKQYLCQSALFVLSVWLLVYPTLSGYYGYVLFAVVYGIFYGGYIYTLRLCVFDKVRARNFSRAWSFLLWTQAIPNVIGLPMIYYLNEVLGNKRGYYFSAAVVFLGSLFLFLIDVHKYQAQKKKQRDIEANAVVLEDPVQRPESSHETLFNGAIPKNYGDLRKAQELTCISEEILVENYLEDYIDDCITSCNKEEKYVMLSEFENNLYKTDESVERDGASCSQVEIVIPPEVQCCNKCARELATSENTTNSPLKGSNSDVKIDIIEEPTIPL, from the exons ATGCCTCCTGTTGGACGTGGAGGACGATCAGACACTTCCCCCTGTGGTCACCGAGGGGAGGTGGGAATGACAGACCGCCCACGCCGTCACTATCGCTCGCATTCTTTGCCAACTACAGATCCGCGCAGTCCTTACTTCAGTCGCTACTGGCATCATTCGTCAAGAAGGCCAAGAGATTTTTTGCGGCAGTCCCCAAGCCTGACTTCCGTCCCCCAGTTCGACGGTGTAAGAAGTTCTCCAAAGAATACTGTAAGAGAAGATAAGAGAAAAAAGACCGACATTCCTGGATTGAATCTACTGTTATCACCAAATGACCCGAAAGCAGCTACTATTCATCAAAACTATTATCCAGAGGGAGGTTGGGGATGGGTAGTACTCGTCTGTGCTCTCATCTTTGACGTGATCCTTAGCACTTTGCATCTGTCGGCTGGTTTTTTGATTGTGGAAATCCGAAATCAGTTTCTGAAAGGTGAAGAGTCAATACAACCAG TCGCTGTTGCCTCAGTGTTTCTAGGGGTGTCTCAGCTTTTATCGCCAATAGTGGTTGCTCTCTGCAAGAAAAAGAGCACTCGTTTGTTGGCTATATTTGGAGCAATCGTGACATCCTTAGGTTGTCTTTTCACATCTTTCGCCACCCAATTACATCAGGTTTACCTCAGCTACGGAATCTTTATTGGATCAGGGAACAGTTTAGCCCGTGAGACCTCGTCTATCATGATTGGGCAATACTTCAAAAAAAGACGACAGCAAGTGGAAATGCTTTCTCTGATTGGATATGGATTCGGTGTGGCTACCATGCCTTTACTTTTCAGCTATTGGGTCag ACTTGTCGGTTGGCGTCGTGGATTGCAAATTCTGGCTGGAATTCAATGTGTCGTCTCTTTGGTTGCTATCCTCTTCCGACCTGCATCACTGTACCATCCTCAAAGGAGGGCCATTTTGCACATAAAGAGTCTCCAAAAAAGGTCTAAGGCAAAGGACAAATCATACGTCGTAGAGAAGCGTCCTTTCATAGACTTTTCAGTTCTCAATTCGAGAACTGTGCAGATTCTTGTAATTGGATCAGGAATAACAGCTTTCGGAATTTCTGCACCATTTATATTTctg gtCGAGGAAATGCTTAAAGACAAAATGAGTATCAAGAACATTTATCACGTGAACATCTATTTAGGCTTGGCATGCGCAGCTGGCTCGGCTATATTCGGTTTCATTGTTATCCAGAACAGTGCCCAATGTATGATAGCAAAGCAATATCTTTGCCAAAGTGCATTATTTGTACTTAGTGTCTGGTTGTTGGTTTACCCTACCCTCTCAGGATACTATGGATATGTCCTGTTTGCTGTCGTCTACGGAATATTCTACGGAGGTTACATCTACACTCTCCGACTGTGTGTTTTTGACAAAGTCAGAGCAAGAAACTTCTCCAGAGCGTGGAGTTTTCTGTTATGGACTCAAGCAATTCCGAACGTTATTGGTCTACCAATGATTT actACTTGAATGAGGTCTTGGGAAACAAAAGAGGCTATTATTTTTCTGCTGCAGTGGTATTCTTGGGAAGTCTGTTTCTGTTCTTGATAGACGTCCACAAATACCAAGCGCAAAAGAAGAAACAGAGAGACATAGAAGCAAATGCAGTAGTTCTTGAGGATCCTGTCCAAAGACCGGAATCTTCCCATGAAACCTTATTTAACGGAGCTATTCCGAAGAACTACGGCGATTTGCGAAAGGCCCAAGAATTGACGTGCATCTCCGAGGAAATTCTTGTTGAGAACTACTTGGAGGACTACATCGATGATTGTATAACATCTTGCAACAAGGAAGAGAAGTACGTCATGCTTAGCGAATTTGAAAACAATCTTTACAAAACGGATGAGTCAGTGGAGAGAGATGGTGCATCATGTTCCCAAGTTGAAATCGTTATTCCACCAGAAGTGCAATGTTGCAATAAGTGCGCCCGTGAGCTCGCTACTTCTGAGAATACCACTAATTCCCCCCTAAAAGGGTCGAATTCCGATGTCAAAATCGATATTATTGAAGAACCTACAATACCTCTATAA